DNA from Desulfuromonas sp.:
CTTTTCGCTCAATATCAGCCAGCTCGGGATACAGATCCTTTTGCAGAATTCCGGGTTGAACCTTGATCACTTCAAGTATTCGTGAAACCGGTTCTGCCGCATCAATCACCGACTTCCCGGCTCCGGAATTTCCAGAGTCCCCGGAAGGTGAAGCGGTCTCTCCGGAGGATTCAATTTCTGCCCGGATATCTTTTTCAAGCGTCGTCAACCAGCGCCAGAGCATAATACCGCCGCCCAGGGCGAGCACCAGCAACACAAACCAGGTCATCTATCAATAACTCCCTTTTAAAGTAATCAGGTTCATGTTTCTTCATGAAACCATTTATCAAACCAGGTCCGGTGATCCTTTTCGGCCAGAATTGAGAGATCTTTGGGACCGAGCCAGACCCCGCCGCATCCCGGACATTTATCGAGTGGAACTTCACGGAAGGTTATCGGCTTGATCTCGTCACCGCACTTAGGGCAACGATTTTTACAGTATTTGCGAATCAGTTTTTCATCGGTGTCATGTCTGATCTTTTCGATCAATTCTTTTTCAAGATTATAAAAATATTGATTTTCCAGTGCTTTCTTGCGTTCTTCCCAAGCATCAGGCATCTCAGCACCTCCTTGAAATGACAGGGTTTTTTACAATTATACTCGCTAGAAAGAAAGCTGCAAGGATGACTACGGTATAAGCGGCTATCGTGGTGCTAATTCAAGGCTAATTGACCCACATCCGTAGGAAGCACTTTTTCCGATATGAAACAGACTGCTCATAACAATGACATTGAGCACTTCATCGATATCGATCCGGCCAAGATGGATTATGCCGACTATACCACCGATGTCCTGCCATTTGTCCCCTTCCATTGTTCGCCAGTCATGCCAGTACAGCTCCGATGATACCGTTTCAATCTCGGAGACCCTGTCGACCAGGTACTGAGCATCGTCAACCATTTCAATCCCGTAACAGGTATACAGCATCGAAGTAACCCGTCTCAGCATAAACGGGAAGATATCATGGAAATTGGGTTTGAAGGTCGGCTTATTGTTCGAGAGCAATCGGGCTGGAGTCTCAAAGCGGAGTCTCAGACCTGCAGCCAGGTTCTGGGATGAATCAATCTGCCATGCCAGCGGGCGCAGTGGCAAAGAAACGGCCGGGCGGTCGTCATCTGGTATTGGCACTCGTGAAAGGTTTTCAGCCTGGTCAAAAGCCCCGAGGTTAATAAGTTCGAATTTCCCTTCACCACGATATAATCCGAGTCGTCCGAGTCGGCGCAACAATGAACAGAATGTTGATATCTGTGCACCGCACTCACCGAAAAAAAGAACTTCCAGGCTAAACTGGTCTCCGGCATCAAGGTCCAGGTTCTCCTCTTTGAACGGCTTGAGGACAAACCGGGGTGACGGTTTCTGATAGAGTCGCCTGGCAAAAGGATCGGCTGAAAGGTCAGGTTCGAGCAGGGTCTCGAGCCACGCCTGGTCAATCGGGTCGTTAGAAGCAGTCCGGGAAACACGTTTGAACTCGCGGCGCAATCGCAGCATCATCCCTTTTTCCAGTAGAAAAGGCTCCTGGAATTCAAGATCGAAAATGACCCGACAATAATTTGCTTGGGATAATGATTCATTCATCATAAAAAAATGGGCGGGTCAAACGACCCGCCCATATCGTAGCATTTTCAGCCGAACAAACTACTCGGCTTGCGGTATTGCCTTGATCATTTCACGATTCATCCGTGAAATGAAGGTGGTGCGCACGCCTTTCGGACAGGCCGCTTCGCACTCGTAGTGGTTGGTGCAGTTACCAAACCCTTCGGAATCCATCTGGCCAACCATTGCCTTGACGCGACGCACAGCTTCAGCAACTCCCTGCGGCAGAACTGCCATCTGGGCAACTTTAGCCGAGGTAAAGAGCATCGCTGACGCGTTCGGGCAGGCGGCAACACAAGCGCCGCAACCGATACACTCGGCAGCATCCATCGCCATATCGGCGGCCGGCTTCGGTACCAGAATGGCGTTGCCGTCAGCAACACCGCCGGTGTGGGCCGATGTGTAGCCGTAGGACTGGATGATCCGGTCAAGCGCATTACGGTCAACCATCAGATCCTTGATGATCGGGAAAGCACGGGAGCGCCACGGCTCGATGTAGATCTGGTCGCCATCCTGGAAGCGGCGCATATGCAGCTGACAGGTGGTGATCTCACGCTCCGGGCCGTGCGGGATTCCATTAATGACCTGTGAACAGGTACCGCAGATCCCTTCGCGACAATCATGATCAAATTCGATCGGCTCGATACCTTTGGCAATCAGGTCTTCGTTGACTTCGTCGAGCATTTCGAGGAACGACATGTCGGGGCTGACACCCTTGGCCTCGTACTGCTCCAGGCGGCCCTTGTCGTTCGGGCCATTCTGTCTCCATACATGCAGTATCAGATTCATTATTTGTAACTCCTTACGGCAAGTTGGACGTTTTCAAATTTCAGGGGCTCCTTATGCAGCTCCGGCTCCTTGTCCACACCTTTGAATTCCCAGGCAGCAGCGTAGGTGAAGTTTTCATCATCACGCATTGCCTCGCCATCTTCGGTCTGATGCTCGGTCCGGAAATGGCCGCCACAAGACTCTTCACGGTGCAGTGCGTCCTTGGTCATAACTTCGGCGAACTCGAGGAAGTCGGCAACCCGGCCGGCGTTTTCCAGCTGCGAGTTGATCTGTTCCTTGTTGCCGGTGACATTGACGTTCTGCCAGAACTCTTCACGCAGAGCCGGAATCTTCTTGAGGGCGTCATTAAGGCTGGCATCGCTACGCGCCATACCAACATTTTCCCACATGATCTTGCCGAGTTCACGGTGGAACTGGGCGACCGACTTCTTGCCGTTGATATTCATCAGCGTGTCGATCTGGCCCTTGACCTCTTCAACCGATTTCTTGAATTCCGGATGCTCGTCTGTGATTTCACCCGGAGTTACACCGGCGAGGTAATTGGCGATCGTATACGGTATAACGAAGTAACAGTCGGCCAGGCCCTGCATCAGCGCCGAAGCGCCGAGGCGGTTGGCACCGTGAACCGAGAAGTTCGCTTCACCGAGGACAAACAGGCCCGGAACATTGCTCATGCAGTTGTAGTCAACCCAGAGTCCGCCCATTGAATAGTGCGGTGCCGGGTAAATACGCATCGGCTGCTTGTAGGCGTTTTCGTCGGTAATTTTTTCGTACATCTGGAACAGGTTGCCGTAACGCTCACGGATGGTGTCTTCACCAACCCGGTCGATCGCCGACTGGTAGTCGAGGTATACACCCCGCTTGCCCGGGCCGACGCCGCGCTCGTCATCACACTGTTCCTTGGCGGCGCGTGAAGCAATATCACGCGGCGCGAGGTTGCCGAAGGACGGGTACTTGCGCTCGAGGTAGTAATCACGATCCTCGTCCGCAATATCCCCCGGGGCTTTGTCAGTGTCTTCCTTCTTCTTCGGAACCCAGCAGCGGCCGTCATTACGCAGCGACTCCGACATCAGGGTCAGTTTCGACTGATGATCGCCGGTCTGCGGAATGCAGGTCGGGTGAATCTGGGTGTAGCACGGGTTGGCAAAGAAAGCGCCTTTTCGGGCGGCTTTCCAGGTGGCTGTGACCGA
Protein-coding regions in this window:
- a CDS encoding succinate dehydrogenase, with translation MNLILHVWRQNGPNDKGRLEQYEAKGVSPDMSFLEMLDEVNEDLIAKGIEPIEFDHDCREGICGTCSQVINGIPHGPEREITTCQLHMRRFQDGDQIYIEPWRSRAFPIIKDLMVDRNALDRIIQSYGYTSAHTGGVADGNAILVPKPAADMAMDAAECIGCGACVAACPNASAMLFTSAKVAQMAVLPQGVAEAVRRVKAMVGQMDSEGFGNCTNHYECEAACPKGVRTTFISRMNREMIKAIPQAE
- the sdhA gene encoding succinate dehydrogenase flavoprotein subunit (part of four member succinate dehydrogenase enzyme complex that forms a trimeric complex (trimer of tetramers); SdhA/B are the catalytic subcomplex and can exhibit succinate dehydrogenase activity in the absence of SdhC/D which are the membrane components and form cytochrome b556; SdhC binds ubiquinone; oxidizes succinate to fumarate while reducing ubiquinone to ubiquinol), whose product is MILDGKCPTGPIQESWDKHRFDMKLVNPANKRKFKVLVVGTGLAGGAAAASLGELGYNVEAFCYQDSARRAHSIAAQGGINAAKNYPNDGDSIYRLFYDTIKGGDFRAREADVWRLAQVSNNIIDQCVAQGVPFARDYAGYLDNRSFGGAQVSRTFYARGQTGQQLLLGAYQALMRQVKAGTVKLFARREMLDLVVVDGAAKGITCRNLVNGEIETYWGDAVILATGGYVNVFYLSTNAMGCSVTATWKAARKGAFFANPCYTQIHPTCIPQTGDHQSKLTLMSESLRNDGRCWVPKKKEDTDKAPGDIADEDRDYYLERKYPSFGNLAPRDIASRAAKEQCDDERGVGPGKRGVYLDYQSAIDRVGEDTIRERYGNLFQMYEKITDENAYKQPMRIYPAPHYSMGGLWVDYNCMSNVPGLFVLGEANFSVHGANRLGASALMQGLADCYFVIPYTIANYLAGVTPGEITDEHPEFKKSVEEVKGQIDTLMNINGKKSVAQFHRELGKIMWENVGMARSDASLNDALKKIPALREEFWQNVNVTGNKEQINSQLENAGRVADFLEFAEVMTKDALHREESCGGHFRTEHQTEDGEAMRDDENFTYAAAWEFKGVDKEPELHKEPLKFENVQLAVRSYK